The following proteins come from a genomic window of Bactrocera tryoni isolate S06 chromosome 1, CSIRO_BtryS06_freeze2, whole genome shotgun sequence:
- the LOC120766523 gene encoding uncharacterized protein LOC120766523 produces the protein MSKVVSTKQQLEKLVALMEENPQFARGICTKVQAATKWEGFALDLNCLGPPTRPAAKWMKVWADMKSKTKKKLSQNKTEYRATGGGTNRLQRFSNTEDSIIGLLEFDACINPPGAEFGLDIGGDVEPQLSAPPS, from the exons at GTCGAAAGTCGTGAGCACTAAACAGCAATTGGAAAAACTGGTAGCTTTAATGgaagaaaatccacaatttGCAAGAGGGATTTGCACCAAAGTTCAGGCGGCAACAAAATGGGAGGGATTTGCTTTGGACCTGAACTGTTTGGGTCCACCAACTAGACCAGCGGCAAAGTGGATGAAG GTATGGGCTGATATGAAGTCAAAGACAAAGAAAAAACTGTCGCAAAACAAAACGGAGTACAGAGCAACAGGCGGAGGTACTAACAGGCTGCAGAGATTTTCTAATACTGAAGATAGTATTATTGGCTTACTCGAGTTTGATGCCTGCATAAACCCGCCGGGAGCCGAATTTGGTCTGGATATAGGTGGCGATGTTGAACCACAACTTTCAGCTCCACCAAGTTAA